CCGCCCGACGGGCATGACGTGGAGTTCCGCGGCGTGAGCTTCGGGTACGGGGATAAGAAGGTTCTCGACGGCGTCAGCTTCCGTGCACCTCAGGGAGCGCTGGTTGCCGTAGTGGGACCGTCGGGGGCGGGCAAGACGACGGTCATGCGGCTGCTGTCGCGTTTTCATGATCCGGACTCGGGGGAGATCCTCATCGGCGGGGTGCCCTTGCCTCGAATCGGCACCGACGGCGTGAACTCGCTGGTGACCCCGGTGTTCCAGGAGACGTTCCTTTTCGACGCGTCCGTGCGGGACAACGTGGTCTTCGCCGACCCCGAATTCGGTTCCGGGCCCGGTGACGGGGACCGCTTGCGCGAGGCCGCCCGGCGTTCCGGGGTGGACCGCATCGTGGAGCTGCTGCCTTCCGGGTGGGATACCCCGGTGGGGGAGGAGGGGACGCTGCTGTCGGGAGGCGAGCGGCAGCGCCTCGCCATCGCCCGGGCGCTTCTGAAGGATTCCCCGGTGGTGCTTCTCGACGAGCCGACGTCCTCGCTGGATGCGGCCACTGAGCGGGCGATCGTCGGCACGATGGAGGCGTTGCGCGGCGATCACACCGTGATCGTCGTCGCCCATCGCCTGCACACCGTCCGCGATGCCGACCTCATCGTCGTGCTTTCAGAGGACGGGACGGTCGCAGAACGGGGTACGCACGATGAATTGCTGGCGAAGGGCGGTCGCTACGCCGAGTCGTGGGCGTGCCGGACGGGGAGCTCCCCGGGCGCCTGATCCTCATCACCTGGTCGATGCCCTCACGGGCGCCCTGCCGCAGCTTCCCGAATCCCACCGCCAGACGCTCGGTGGACAGAGCGAAACCGCCGACGAAAACGCCGAGCAGCACGAACACCGACGAGCTGTAAAGACTGAAGCTCCCGGGAACGCGAAAATAGCCCCCTTTTCTCATCCCAGTGAAAGTTGGGAGGGAAGGGGGGCTCGTTGCTGCCATTTGCCTCTATCTGCTACCGCCCGTGCACCTGGTTCTGAGCAATTTCCAGCCCGTGGCTGGCGATTAGCTCCACTGCCTCCGCCGCGGTGGGCAGGGTGAAAGCGAGTTCCTCGCGCTCCTTGGCATTGAAGTTGTGCAGCACATAATCAGCTGGATCCTGGCGGCCCGGAGGACGACCAATGCCAATGCGCACGCGCATGTAGTCCTTCGTGCCCAATGACTTCGAGGTCGAACGCAGCCCATTGTGGCCATTCTCGCCACCGCCACGTTTGAGGCGGACCACGCCCGGGTCCAGATCTAGCTCATCGTGGACCACCACGACGTCGGTAGGTGCGATGCTGAAGAACTTCGCCAGCGCCGCGACCGGCCCGCCCGACAGATTCATGTACGTCCGGGGTTTAGCCAGAATCACCTGTCGCTCGCCACCATCGGAGGTTTTAAACCGAGTCTGCACAATCTCAGCGTTGGACTTCTTGTGCACGCTAAACGACGACGGCATCGGAGAAGTGCGGCTAGCTAGTTCATCTAGCACCAGATGTCCGACGTTATGGCGGGTGAGTTCATATTTGGGCCCAGGGTTGCCGAGGCCCACGACAAGTAGAGGCGTGGTGGAGGCGTTCATGAGTTCAATCTTGGCACACGGTAAGCAATCTTTTGGTTTTGGGGAGTGCAAAAAAGGGACGGACAAGAGCGTCCGTCCCTTTTTTGTTAGCTAAGCGTGAAAGCCTGTATTGGCTCAGTCAGCTAGAGCTATTCAGCGCTTAAATTACTCAGCGGATTCCTCAGCTGGCTCATCCGGGGTCTCAGCCTCGCCCATGCCCTCGATGTCGGCATCGACGTCACCAGCCGGCTCCTCCTCCGGCTCGACGATGTTGAAGATGAGCAGGTCAGCGTCGTCGGTGAGGACCAGGCCCTCTGGCAGGGTAACGTCGCCGGCGTGAACCATGGTGCCGACCTCTGCACCCTCGACGGAGACCTCAATCTCTTCCGGAATAGCCAGAACCGGTGCGTTGACCAGAATGGTCTCGGCATCCTGCATGAGCAGGGCACCCGGAGCGAGCTCGCCAGTCGGAACGACCGGAACCTCAACCTCAACCTTCTCGTCACGGTGAATGGCGAGCAGGTCAGCGTGGTCGATGTCGAGAGTCAGCGGGTTCTGGTCAACAGCCTTAACCATGGACAGCTGGGACTCGCCCTCGATGTTGACGTCCAGAACAGCGTTGACACCGTGGTTACGGATGACAGCGTGGAAATCCAGAGTGTCAACGAGGATGTGCTTCGGAGCATCCAGGTCAGCGCCGTAGATGACAACCGGGATGTCGCCAGCAACGCGGGCACGGCGAGCGGCACCCTTGCCGAACTCGGTGCGGTTACGAGCATCAATCTTGATGATGTTGGGCTTTGCCATGAAAATGGACTCCTAAACGATTCGATACTGAGTCGTCGAGTCGAGCACGTGCCGCATCCATGCCTCTGTGGGGCGCAAAAGTTGGGCTGCGAGCGTCGCGTCGATAACGGCAACCAGCTACTGTGGTCGCCCTCGCCGAGACTTACCGGAAAAATTGTAGTGGACTAACAGGTCAAACAGCAAACCCCGCCACCACCAGCAAAACTAGGTTGCTGGTCGCAGCGGGGTGCCCGTCGGCAAGCGGAAAGAGCTTATGCCTGGCCCTCGAAGAGAGTGGTGACGGAACCGTTTTCGAAGATCTCGTGGATCGTCTTAGCCAGCAGCGGCGCAATTGGCAGGACGGTCAGGTTGTCCCAGCCCTCGGTGGACTGCGGCAGAGTATCGGTGGTGATGACCTCGCGGGCACCGCACTTCGACAGGCGCTCGCGAGCTGGGTCAGAGAAGACACCGTGCGTGGTAGCGATGATGACATCCTCAGCGCCAGCCTCACGCAACACCTTGACAGCGCCGGCGATGGTGCCGCCGGTGTCAATCATGTCGTCGATGAGTAGACAGGTCTTACCGGAGACCTCGCCGACCACACGGTTGGCGACAACCTGGTTCGCGACATCGACGGAACGGGTCTTGTGAATGAAAGCCAGCGGGGCATCGCCCAGGGTGTTGGCCCACTTCTCGGAAACCTTCACACGACCGGCGTCAGGGGAGACCACGACGAGGTTGTCCAGGGAGTAGTTCTTCTTGATGTACTCCGACAGAATCGGCATGGCGTGCATGTGATCGACCGGGCCGTCGAAGAAGCCCTGAATCTGGTCGGTGTGGAGGTCCACGGAGACGATGCGGTCAGCGCCGGCGGTCTTGAGCAGGTCAGCGACCAGGCGAGCGGAAATCGGCTCACGGCCACGGTGCTTCTTGTCCTGGCGGGCGTATGGGAAGAACGGCAGGATAGCGGTGATGCGCTTGGCCGAACCGCGCTTGAGCGCGTCAATCATAATCAGCTGCTCGATGAGCCACTTATTCAGCGGTGCCGGGTGTGCCTGTAGCACGAAGGCATCGGAACCGCGGACGGATTCCTCGTAGCGCACGAAGATTTCGCCGTTGGCAAAATCACGAGCGGTCATCGGGGTCAGCTCTGTGCCGAGCTCCTTGGCAACTGCCTCGCCCAATTCCGGGTGTGCCCTTCCGGAGAAGAGCATGAGGTTCTTTTGGTTATCGATCCACTGGCCGGTCATCTGCCGTCTAGCCTTCCTGGTCTTCCTTGTTGTTGTCAGCGTTGTCAGCTACCTGCGCCGCCTGCGCTGCCTCAGCAGCAGCGGTACCTGGACGCTTCCGCTCGACCCATCCCTCGATGTTGCGCTGACGGCCACCACTGACCGCCAATGCTCCCGGAGGAACGTCGTCCTTAATAACAGTACCTGCACCTGAGTACGCACCATCACCCACGGTCACCGGAGCGATGAACATGGTGTCGGAGCCGGTGCGAACATGCGAGCCGATAACGGTGCGGTGCTTGTTGACACCGTCGTAGTTCACGAACACGCTGGAGGCGCCAATGTTGGAGTGCTCGCCAATCTCCGCATCGCCGACGTAGGTCAGGTGCGGAACCTTCGAACCGTTTCCGATCTGCGCGTTCTTCGCCTCTACGAAGCCACCGAGCTTCGCGCCGACACCGAGTTTGGTGTTCGGGCGAATGTAGGTGAACGGTCCGACCGTCGCATCCTCGCCGATCTCCGAATCGGAACCGTGCGTACGCACGACGCTGGCGCGCTTGCCGACGACCATGTTGGTCAGTGTCGTGTCCGGTCCCACGGTGGCCCCGTCGCCAATCACAGTCTTGCCGTGCAGCTGGGTGCCCGGCAGAATCGTGACATCGCGTCCGATCTCCACCTCAACATCAATCCACGTGGTGTCCGGATCGACGAGAGTGGCACCTGCGCGCATAGCTTCCTCGCAGGTGCGGCGGTTGAGCTCGCGGCCAAGGGTAGCCAGCTGTACGCGGTCATTGACACCGGCGACGACGGTGGCGTCGGCGAGGCGGTGGCCGCGCACTGAGCGGTCGGCCTCCCGGGCGATGCCAATGACATCGGTGAGGTAGAGCTCGCCCTGGGCATTGTTGGTGTCCAATTGCTTGAGGGCGTTTGCCAGGGTCTCGGCATCGAATGCGTAGACACCGGAGTTGACCTCGGTGATCTCACGTTCCTCGTCGGAGGCGTCCTTTTCCTCCACGATGCGCAGAACTTCGCCGTCGGCGTTACGAACGATGCGGCCGTAACCGTGCGGGTTTTCAGCAGTGGAGGTCAGCACGGTCACGGCAGCGCGTGGCTTGCGGTTGTGTTCTTCGAGCAGCGCCTGGAGCGCTTCGGAATCCAGCAGCGGAACATCGGAAGTGGTTACCAAGATGGTGCCATCGAAATTCTGCAGCTCAGGGTGTTCCAGTGCGCACTGAACAGCGTGGCCGGTACCGTTTTGCTCTTCCTGCGGGGCAATGACGACGTCGTTGGAGTGCTCGGCCTTCTCTGTCCAGGTGCCGATGGCGTCGATTACCTTTTCGCGCTGGTGGCCAACGACAACAGCAATCTCATCCGGACTAATGCCCTTGGCGGCATAGAGCGCGTGCTCCAACATGGTGCGACCGCCGATAGCGTGCAGCATTTTCGGCGTATCGGATTTCATTCGGGTGCCTTGACCCGCGGCGAGAATGACCACAGCGGTGGCCGAACCGTTTGACATGAAACTTGCTACTCCTCGGTCAGGGTGCATCACGGTCACGGCGGGGCGAAAAGTCACTTCTTAATTAAGGGGCCGGCCCCCCGCTTGCTCTCCCACCAGGACTCGAACCTAGAATGCCGGTACCAAAAACCGGAGTGTTGCCATTACACCATGGGAGAATGGGGCGAACGCGAAAAAATTGCATGGCTGAGTCGACTCAGCCGGCTCGCTTGCGCCTGCGATATACGATAGCAAGACTTTAGCCACTAATCT
The nucleotide sequence above comes from Corynebacterium amycolatum. Encoded proteins:
- the glmU gene encoding bifunctional UDP-N-acetylglucosamine diphosphorylase/glucosamine-1-phosphate N-acetyltransferase GlmU; its protein translation is MSNGSATAVVILAAGQGTRMKSDTPKMLHAIGGRTMLEHALYAAKGISPDEIAVVVGHQREKVIDAIGTWTEKAEHSNDVVIAPQEEQNGTGHAVQCALEHPELQNFDGTILVTTSDVPLLDSEALQALLEEHNRKPRAAVTVLTSTAENPHGYGRIVRNADGEVLRIVEEKDASDEEREITEVNSGVYAFDAETLANALKQLDTNNAQGELYLTDVIGIAREADRSVRGHRLADATVVAGVNDRVQLATLGRELNRRTCEEAMRAGATLVDPDTTWIDVEVEIGRDVTILPGTQLHGKTVIGDGATVGPDTTLTNMVVGKRASVVRTHGSDSEIGEDATVGPFTYIRPNTKLGVGAKLGGFVEAKNAQIGNGSKVPHLTYVGDAEIGEHSNIGASSVFVNYDGVNKHRTVIGSHVRTGSDTMFIAPVTVGDGAYSGAGTVIKDDVPPGALAVSGGRQRNIEGWVERKRPGTAAAEAAQAAQVADNADNNKEDQEG
- a CDS encoding ribose-phosphate diphosphokinase — protein: MTGQWIDNQKNLMLFSGRAHPELGEAVAKELGTELTPMTARDFANGEIFVRYEESVRGSDAFVLQAHPAPLNKWLIEQLIMIDALKRGSAKRITAILPFFPYARQDKKHRGREPISARLVADLLKTAGADRIVSVDLHTDQIQGFFDGPVDHMHAMPILSEYIKKNYSLDNLVVVSPDAGRVKVSEKWANTLGDAPLAFIHKTRSVDVANQVVANRVVGEVSGKTCLLIDDMIDTGGTIAGAVKVLREAGAEDVIIATTHGVFSDPARERLSKCGAREVITTDTLPQSTEGWDNLTVLPIAPLLAKTIHEIFENGSVTTLFEGQA
- the pth gene encoding aminoacyl-tRNA hydrolase; protein product: MNASTTPLLVVGLGNPGPKYELTRHNVGHLVLDELASRTSPMPSSFSVHKKSNAEIVQTRFKTSDGGERQVILAKPRTYMNLSGGPVAALAKFFSIAPTDVVVVHDELDLDPGVVRLKRGGGENGHNGLRSTSKSLGTKDYMRVRIGIGRPPGRQDPADYVLHNFNAKEREELAFTLPTAAEAVELIASHGLEIAQNQVHGR
- a CDS encoding 50S ribosomal protein L25/general stress protein Ctc produces the protein MAKPNIIKIDARNRTEFGKGAARRARVAGDIPVVIYGADLDAPKHILVDTLDFHAVIRNHGVNAVLDVNIEGESQLSMVKAVDQNPLTLDIDHADLLAIHRDEKVEVEVPVVPTGELAPGALLMQDAETILVNAPVLAIPEEIEVSVEGAEVGTMVHAGDVTLPEGLVLTDDADLLIFNIVEPEEEPAGDVDADIEGMGEAETPDEPAEESAE